A genomic window from Microbacterium sp. ET2 includes:
- a CDS encoding MFS transporter, whose amino-acid sequence MPTSTLDRSPTRRVAWASMVGTSLESFDFYLFAYFSAFFVGPLFFEPLGSVGGTALSFLTIAVAFVVRPVGALIFGYLGDRLGRRTTLLWTVGVMGVATGLIGLLPTYAQAGWLGAVLLVTLRIAQGLSLGGEWGGSILIATEHSSPVKRAFYAAIPQLGSPVGSILSATLFIVLTFVLPAEELAAWGWRIPFLLALPLLLVSLYLRWSISETPVFEGLVAEGRRDRTPVLSMLRQRPGTLVIAIGAALLGIGSYSLMNTYTINYGTTELGFSYQDLLVATTVGGLLQLITIPLFGAWATRIGSARVVAAGALGTLLITFPMYFLLQFSSFPILVATMIIGGILPTMSWAALGGLMNDLFPDRFRYSALSFAYALAATVSGFVPYVTLTIGQATAFAWWHPGVILAAMSAVTLVAALAAGALITRRPAESEPVPDLVAAG is encoded by the coding sequence GTGCCCACGTCCACCCTCGACCGCTCCCCCACGCGCCGCGTGGCGTGGGCGTCCATGGTCGGAACCTCGCTCGAATCGTTCGACTTCTACCTCTTCGCCTACTTCTCGGCGTTCTTCGTCGGGCCGCTGTTCTTCGAGCCCCTCGGCTCTGTCGGCGGCACGGCGCTGTCCTTCCTCACCATCGCGGTGGCCTTCGTCGTCCGCCCGGTCGGTGCGCTGATCTTCGGCTACCTGGGTGACCGTCTCGGGCGACGGACGACCCTGCTGTGGACGGTCGGCGTCATGGGGGTGGCGACCGGACTGATCGGGCTCCTGCCCACCTATGCCCAGGCCGGATGGCTCGGGGCGGTGCTGCTCGTCACGCTCCGCATCGCGCAGGGGCTCTCCCTGGGTGGCGAGTGGGGCGGATCGATCCTCATCGCCACCGAGCACTCGTCGCCGGTCAAGCGCGCCTTCTACGCCGCGATCCCGCAGCTGGGATCACCCGTCGGCTCGATCCTGTCGGCGACGCTGTTCATCGTGCTCACCTTCGTCCTCCCCGCAGAAGAGCTCGCGGCGTGGGGCTGGCGAATCCCCTTCCTCCTCGCCCTCCCGCTGCTGCTCGTGTCGCTGTATCTGCGGTGGTCGATCTCCGAGACCCCGGTGTTCGAGGGCCTCGTCGCCGAAGGTCGCCGCGATCGGACACCGGTGCTGTCGATGCTGCGTCAGCGGCCTGGGACTCTGGTGATCGCCATCGGCGCCGCCCTCCTCGGCATCGGCTCCTACTCTCTGATGAACACGTACACGATCAACTACGGCACGACCGAACTCGGATTCAGCTACCAGGATCTGCTCGTCGCGACGACCGTCGGCGGTCTGCTGCAGCTGATCACCATCCCGCTCTTCGGCGCCTGGGCGACCCGCATCGGGTCGGCGCGCGTCGTCGCCGCCGGAGCGCTCGGCACGCTCCTCATCACCTTCCCGATGTACTTCCTCCTGCAGTTCTCGTCGTTCCCGATCCTCGTGGCGACGATGATCATCGGCGGCATCCTCCCGACCATGTCGTGGGCTGCCCTCGGCGGGCTCATGAACGACCTGTTCCCCGACCGATTCCGCTACTCGGCGCTGTCGTTCGCGTACGCCCTCGCCGCGACAGTCAGCGGGTTCGTGCCCTATGTCACGCTGACGATCGGGCAGGCCACCGCGTTCGCCTGGTGGCATCCGGGCGTCATCCTGGCGGCGATGTCGGCGGTCACACTCGTCGCCGCCCTGGCAGCGGGGGCGTTGATCACCCGCCGGCCCGCCGAGAGCGAGCCGGTGCCCGACCTCGTCGCCGCCGGGTGA
- the valS gene encoding valine--tRNA ligase translates to MATIPDKPALEGLEKTWDERWTAAGTYAFDRLRAAEVGRDGVYSIDTPPPTASGSLHIGHVFSYTHTDVKVRYERMRGKVVFYPMGWDDNGLPTERRVQNYYGVRCDPTLAYDPEFTPPYEGGDNKSSRAADQIPISRRNFIELCEKLTVEDEKHFEALWRSLGLSVDWSQTYRTISDETMRTSQLAFLRNIERGEAYQALAPTLWDIDFRSAIAQAELEDREQPAAYHRVAFHRTDGSGDIHIETTRPELLPACVALVAHPDDERYRDVFGTTVRTPLFDVEVPVLSHPLAQPDKGSGIAMICTFGDVTDIIWWRELDLPNRTILGQDGRVVADAPEVITSETGVSAYAELAGKTVFSAKKRIVELLQESGELIGEPRPFTHPVKFYEKGDRPLEIVSTRQWYVRNGARDAALRDRLISLGRELNWHPDFMRVRYENWTNGLTGDWLVSRQRFFGVPIPVWYGLDADGNRDYDRVIVPEVGQLPVDPTIDVPTGFTADQRGVPGGFEGEQDIFDTWATSSLTPQLAGGWERDPELWDLVAPFDLRPQGQDIIRTWLFSTMLRSALEDGRSPWRTAAISGFIVDPDRKKMSKSKGNVVTPADILAQHGSDAVRYWAASSRLGTDAAFDPQNPTQIKIGRRLAIKILNAAKFVLSFPVPEDATITHALDASMLSTLDAVVSEATAAWEVYDHARALELTESFFWTFCDDYLELVKERAYDRTDVGGASAALSLRLALSTLLRLFAPVLSFATEEAWSWFNEESIHITSWPQPQSTDGDPRVLVAVGTALIGIRRAKTEAKVSQKTPVAELTISAPAETRDLLRLAEGDLKAVGRVAEIHYVDGADTAVTDIRFAEEA, encoded by the coding sequence ATGGCCACCATTCCCGACAAGCCCGCACTCGAAGGGCTGGAGAAGACCTGGGACGAACGGTGGACCGCGGCGGGAACCTACGCCTTCGACAGGCTCCGCGCCGCCGAAGTGGGGCGCGACGGCGTCTACAGCATCGACACTCCGCCCCCCACCGCTTCGGGGAGCCTGCACATCGGCCACGTCTTCAGCTACACCCACACCGACGTGAAGGTCCGCTACGAGCGGATGCGGGGCAAGGTCGTCTTCTATCCCATGGGATGGGACGACAACGGCCTTCCCACCGAGCGACGTGTGCAGAACTACTACGGGGTGCGGTGCGATCCGACCCTCGCCTACGATCCCGAATTCACTCCGCCGTACGAAGGCGGTGACAACAAGTCGTCGCGTGCGGCCGATCAGATCCCGATCAGCCGTCGCAACTTCATCGAACTGTGCGAGAAGCTCACCGTCGAGGATGAGAAGCACTTCGAGGCGCTGTGGCGAAGCCTCGGTCTGAGCGTGGACTGGAGCCAGACCTACCGCACGATCTCCGACGAGACGATGCGCACCAGTCAACTGGCGTTCCTCCGGAACATCGAGCGGGGCGAGGCGTATCAGGCCCTCGCCCCGACCCTGTGGGACATCGACTTCCGCTCGGCCATCGCGCAGGCCGAGCTCGAGGATCGCGAGCAGCCGGCCGCCTACCACCGGGTCGCCTTCCATCGCACCGACGGCAGTGGCGACATCCACATCGAGACCACGCGGCCCGAACTCCTTCCCGCCTGCGTCGCGCTCGTGGCGCACCCCGACGATGAGCGCTACCGCGATGTGTTCGGCACAACGGTGCGCACGCCGCTGTTCGACGTCGAGGTTCCGGTGCTCTCCCACCCGCTCGCCCAGCCCGACAAGGGTTCGGGTATCGCGATGATCTGCACCTTCGGCGACGTGACGGACATCATCTGGTGGCGCGAGCTCGACCTGCCCAACCGCACGATCCTCGGCCAGGACGGTCGGGTGGTCGCCGATGCACCCGAGGTCATCACGTCGGAGACAGGCGTGTCTGCGTATGCCGAGCTGGCCGGCAAGACGGTCTTCAGCGCCAAGAAGCGCATCGTCGAGCTCCTGCAGGAGTCGGGAGAGCTCATCGGCGAGCCGCGGCCGTTCACGCACCCGGTGAAGTTCTACGAGAAGGGCGATCGCCCGCTGGAGATCGTCTCGACCCGCCAGTGGTACGTCCGCAACGGCGCGCGCGACGCGGCGCTGCGAGACCGGCTGATCTCGCTCGGTCGAGAGCTGAACTGGCACCCCGACTTCATGCGTGTCAGGTACGAGAACTGGACCAATGGACTCACGGGTGACTGGCTGGTGTCACGCCAGCGGTTCTTCGGTGTGCCGATCCCCGTCTGGTACGGACTGGATGCCGACGGCAACCGCGACTACGACCGGGTGATCGTGCCCGAGGTCGGCCAGCTGCCCGTGGACCCGACGATCGACGTCCCCACCGGCTTCACCGCCGACCAGCGGGGCGTGCCCGGAGGTTTCGAGGGCGAGCAGGACATCTTCGACACCTGGGCCACCTCGTCTCTGACTCCCCAGCTCGCAGGCGGCTGGGAGCGCGATCCCGAGCTGTGGGATCTGGTCGCGCCGTTCGACCTGCGCCCGCAGGGTCAGGACATCATCCGCACCTGGCTGTTCTCCACCATGCTGCGCAGCGCCCTGGAAGATGGCCGGTCGCCCTGGCGGACGGCCGCGATCTCGGGCTTCATCGTCGACCCGGACCGCAAGAAGATGTCCAAGTCCAAGGGCAATGTCGTCACTCCCGCCGACATCCTCGCCCAGCACGGGTCCGACGCCGTCCGGTACTGGGCGGCGTCCAGCAGGCTGGGCACCGACGCCGCTTTCGATCCGCAGAACCCCACGCAGATCAAGATCGGCAGGCGCCTGGCGATCAAGATCCTCAATGCCGCGAAGTTCGTGCTCTCCTTCCCGGTGCCCGAGGATGCCACCATCACGCACGCGTTGGATGCGAGCATGCTGTCGACCCTCGACGCCGTCGTGAGTGAAGCCACCGCAGCATGGGAGGTCTACGACCATGCCCGCGCCCTCGAGCTCACGGAATCGTTCTTCTGGACGTTCTGCGACGATTACCTCGAACTGGTGAAGGAGCGCGCCTACGACCGTACCGACGTCGGCGGCGCCTCGGCCGCTCTGTCGTTGCGCCTGGCCCTGTCCACCCTGCTGCGACTGTTCGCTCCTGTGCTCTCCTTCGCGACCGAGGAGGCGTGGTCGTGGTTCAACGAAGAGTCCATCCACATCACCTCGTGGCCGCAGCCGCAGTCGACCGACGGTGACCCCCGGGTGCTGGTGGCCGTCGGCACCGCCCTCATCGGTATCCGTCGTGCGAAGACCGAGGCGAAGGTGTCGCAGAAGACGCCCGTCGCGGAGCTCACGATATCCGCACCAGCCGAGACCCGAGACCTCCTACGCCTCGCGGAGGGGGATCTGAAGGCGGTGGGCCGGGTCGCCGAGATCCACTACGTCGACGGCGCTGACACCGCTGTGACCGACATCCGCTTCGCCGAGGAGGCCTGA
- a CDS encoding MFS transporter: MTDTRSEIVPDLGPAPPRRPPLGRDFGRLWTAAAFSNLADGLGRTAVPLIATTLTTDPLAIAAIGALAFLPWLVFGLPAGMLVDRLDRRVIMAAANTLRGGAAVALALLTVTDQLTVWALLAGVLVFGLGETLFDNATNAVIPALVPRGGLDRANGRVQAAQITIDSFLAQPVAGVLFAVSLASPLWLGAFGYLVPIVLALLLPVAAARPRRAPDDTPSATPISTRTALAYLWRHRYLRALVIFTSVVGSAFSFAQAATILYFLDTQGVPPAAIGFVTAGIGVGALAGSLLAPLLVDRFGRGAVMLSANVLAAVSLALVAAAPGVVLAVVFYGLMAFAVSSWNVPWGALRQLMVPGDIFGRVLGVIRSLTWGLFPIATLAGGLVARVDLRLPYIIAAGVTLAATAVATRLLLAASRQTGPSPLRTYAGAEAAQPNSSWAS; encoded by the coding sequence GTGACCGACACCAGGTCCGAGATCGTCCCCGACCTCGGACCGGCGCCCCCGCGGCGCCCGCCCCTCGGCCGGGACTTCGGTCGACTGTGGACCGCAGCGGCGTTCAGCAACCTGGCCGATGGGCTCGGCCGCACCGCGGTGCCGCTTATCGCGACGACGCTGACGACAGACCCGCTCGCGATCGCCGCCATCGGCGCCTTGGCGTTTTTGCCCTGGCTGGTGTTCGGCCTCCCGGCCGGCATGCTGGTGGACCGCCTCGACCGGCGCGTCATCATGGCCGCGGCGAATACCCTCCGCGGTGGTGCCGCGGTCGCTCTCGCCCTCCTCACCGTCACCGATCAGCTGACGGTCTGGGCATTGTTGGCGGGCGTGCTGGTGTTCGGACTGGGGGAGACCCTGTTCGACAACGCCACGAATGCCGTCATCCCCGCGCTCGTGCCGCGCGGAGGTCTCGATCGCGCCAATGGTCGCGTGCAGGCTGCGCAGATCACCATCGACAGTTTCCTGGCGCAACCGGTGGCGGGCGTGCTCTTCGCCGTGTCCTTGGCTTCACCGCTCTGGCTCGGCGCGTTCGGATATCTGGTGCCGATCGTCCTCGCGCTGCTCCTGCCCGTCGCCGCCGCACGACCCCGCCGAGCGCCAGACGACACTCCTTCCGCCACCCCGATCTCCACGCGAACGGCCCTGGCATACCTGTGGCGGCATCGCTACCTCCGTGCCCTGGTGATCTTCACCTCCGTCGTGGGGTCGGCCTTCTCCTTCGCGCAGGCGGCGACGATCCTGTATTTCCTCGACACCCAGGGCGTCCCGCCGGCCGCGATCGGGTTCGTGACCGCCGGCATCGGAGTCGGTGCCCTCGCAGGTTCCCTCCTCGCGCCGCTCCTGGTCGACAGGTTCGGTCGCGGCGCCGTGATGCTCAGCGCGAACGTCCTGGCCGCGGTGAGCCTGGCGCTCGTGGCGGCGGCCCCGGGGGTCGTCCTCGCTGTGGTCTTCTACGGCCTCATGGCCTTCGCCGTGTCCTCCTGGAACGTTCCCTGGGGGGCCCTCCGACAGCTGATGGTTCCCGGTGACATCTTCGGGCGCGTCCTCGGCGTCATCCGCAGCCTCACATGGGGACTGTTCCCGATCGCCACACTCGCCGGCGGGCTCGTCGCGCGCGTGGATTTGCGGCTGCCGTACATCATCGCCGCGGGGGTGACACTGGCTGCGACCGCGGTGGCCACGCGTCTCCTCCTCGCAGCGAGCCGGCAGACCGGCCCCTCACCTCTGAGGACGTACGCCGGCGCGGAGGCGGCTCAGCCGAATTCGTCCTGGGCGTCGTGA
- a CDS encoding ArsR/SmtB family transcription factor, translating into MSTHDEPEPESDIAARVEVHHANDRVLDAPALRALAHPLRVKIYDILSQYGPQTASSLAERLGESTGSTSYHLRALARQDLIRERPGQGSGRERWWERPAGGITMSAAGAAKTPAARAVTQLVTGEFFRLRQQALLDFHDQAIGEEDDQWQDASLISTATARLTPAQSAELTHRIMAVIDETVERYRNQEGEDVRPVTIRADVFPLPEIGGVS; encoded by the coding sequence ATGAGCACCCACGACGAGCCCGAGCCCGAGTCGGACATCGCGGCGCGGGTCGAGGTCCACCACGCCAACGATCGGGTGCTCGACGCGCCGGCGCTTCGTGCTCTCGCCCATCCGCTGCGCGTCAAGATCTACGACATCCTCAGCCAGTACGGACCGCAGACGGCGAGTTCCCTCGCAGAGCGCCTCGGGGAGTCGACGGGATCGACGAGCTACCACCTCCGAGCGCTTGCCAGGCAGGATCTGATTCGCGAGCGACCCGGGCAGGGGTCGGGGCGCGAGCGCTGGTGGGAGCGGCCCGCGGGCGGGATCACGATGAGTGCAGCGGGGGCGGCGAAGACGCCGGCGGCCCGCGCGGTCACGCAGTTGGTGACCGGCGAGTTCTTCCGGCTTCGTCAGCAGGCACTTCTCGACTTCCACGATCAGGCGATCGGCGAAGAGGATGACCAGTGGCAGGACGCCAGCCTCATCTCCACCGCCACGGCGCGTCTGACGCCCGCTCAAAGCGCCGAGCTCACCCATCGCATCATGGCCGTCATCGACGAGACCGTCGAGCGCTATCGCAACCAGGAAGGCGAGGACGTGCGACCCGTCACGATCCGCGCCGACGTCTTTCCGCTTCCCGAAATCGGAGGTGTCTCATGA
- a CDS encoding M3 family metallopeptidase: MTDANPLLEPSSLPYGLPEYRRVVTADYLPAFRTAFAAHRDEVARIAADPSDATFQNTLVALEESGHLLGDVARTFYTVSSADATEDIQAVEEELAPLMAAHQDAIQLDPALYARVRHVYDSRESSDLSPEDRYLVERRYREMTHAGAALGDDAKERLTQLNQRLSTLTTTFEKNLLADTNELAVVFDDESELDGLTEGELSAAARAAADRGMEGKYVVTLTLFTGHPYLSSLTDRESRRRIMAASRSRGSRGNANDNTGVLREIVRLRAERAQLLGYESHAAYVTADETAGSPEAVRELLFRLAEPAARNARKEQEALQRVIDASGETFPLAAHDWAFFTERVREAEYDLDRAALRPWFEAERVLKDGVFRAAAELYGVSLTERPDLPAYHPEARVFEVHDADGTPVGLYILDLYTRDTKRGGAWMNSIAVQSRLRETAAVVVNNLNVPQPSPGQPTLLTLDEVTTLFHEFGHALHGLFATVTYPSLGGTNVFRDFVEFPSQVNEMWIYWPEILSTYARHVDTDEPLPAEVVARLHASEAFNQGFSTSEYLAASWIDQAWHRLGPEEAGADLDVASFETGALAEIGLDNPAVPTRYSSTYFAHVFSGGYSAGYYSYIWSEVLDADTVEWFRENGGLTRENGDRFRQRLLGVGGSKDPLEAYRDFRGRDAEIAPLLRRRGLDV; encoded by the coding sequence ATGACGGATGCCAACCCGCTGCTCGAGCCCTCATCCCTGCCCTACGGATTGCCCGAATACCGCCGGGTGGTGACGGCCGACTACCTCCCCGCGTTCCGCACCGCGTTCGCGGCGCATCGCGACGAGGTCGCCCGGATCGCAGCGGACCCCTCTGACGCGACCTTCCAGAACACGCTTGTCGCGCTGGAGGAATCGGGTCATCTTCTCGGTGACGTCGCGCGCACCTTCTATACCGTGTCCTCCGCCGACGCCACCGAGGACATCCAAGCTGTGGAGGAGGAGCTCGCTCCGCTCATGGCGGCGCATCAGGACGCCATCCAGCTCGATCCCGCGCTCTACGCACGCGTGCGTCATGTGTACGACAGCCGCGAGAGCAGCGATCTGTCGCCTGAGGACCGGTATCTCGTCGAACGGCGCTACCGGGAGATGACCCACGCCGGCGCTGCACTGGGAGACGACGCGAAGGAACGTCTGACGCAGCTGAATCAGCGGCTGTCGACCCTCACGACGACGTTCGAGAAGAACCTTCTGGCAGACACCAACGAGCTCGCCGTCGTCTTCGACGACGAGTCCGAGCTCGACGGACTCACCGAGGGCGAGCTGTCCGCGGCCGCTCGGGCCGCCGCAGACCGGGGCATGGAGGGGAAGTACGTCGTCACCCTCACGCTGTTCACGGGCCATCCGTATCTCTCGAGCCTGACAGACCGCGAGAGCCGCCGCCGCATCATGGCCGCATCACGGTCACGCGGCTCTCGCGGAAACGCGAACGACAACACCGGTGTGCTGCGCGAGATCGTGCGCCTGCGTGCCGAGCGCGCTCAGCTCCTCGGATACGAGTCCCACGCCGCGTACGTCACCGCGGATGAGACCGCCGGCTCTCCCGAGGCCGTCCGCGAACTGCTGTTCCGGCTGGCAGAGCCGGCTGCCCGCAACGCGCGGAAGGAGCAGGAGGCGCTGCAGCGCGTCATCGACGCGTCCGGCGAAACGTTTCCGCTCGCCGCGCACGACTGGGCCTTCTTCACCGAGCGCGTGCGCGAAGCGGAGTACGACCTCGACCGTGCGGCGCTTCGACCGTGGTTCGAGGCGGAGCGCGTTCTGAAGGACGGCGTGTTCCGAGCGGCCGCCGAGCTCTACGGCGTGAGCCTCACCGAGCGGCCCGACCTTCCCGCCTACCACCCGGAGGCGAGGGTGTTCGAAGTCCACGATGCCGACGGCACCCCGGTCGGGCTCTACATCCTCGATCTCTACACCCGCGACACCAAGCGCGGCGGCGCGTGGATGAACTCGATCGCGGTGCAGTCGCGGCTGCGGGAAACGGCGGCCGTGGTGGTGAACAACCTCAACGTGCCCCAGCCCTCCCCCGGCCAGCCGACGCTTCTCACCCTCGACGAGGTCACCACGCTCTTCCACGAGTTCGGCCACGCCCTCCACGGTCTTTTCGCCACCGTGACCTACCCGTCCCTCGGCGGGACCAACGTGTTCCGCGATTTCGTGGAGTTTCCGAGCCAGGTCAATGAGATGTGGATCTACTGGCCGGAGATCCTCAGCACCTACGCCCGGCATGTCGACACCGACGAGCCGCTGCCCGCAGAGGTCGTCGCGAGGCTCCACGCGTCCGAGGCCTTCAACCAGGGCTTCTCGACCAGCGAGTACCTGGCCGCGTCCTGGATCGATCAGGCGTGGCATCGTCTGGGGCCCGAAGAGGCAGGGGCGGACCTCGATGTCGCGAGCTTCGAGACCGGCGCCCTGGCCGAGATCGGCCTCGACAACCCTGCCGTCCCGACGCGCTACTCGTCCACCTACTTCGCCCACGTGTTCTCCGGCGGCTACAGCGCCGGGTACTACTCCTACATCTGGAGCGAGGTGCTCGACGCCGACACCGTCGAATGGTTCCGCGAGAACGGCGGGCTTACCCGTGAGAACGGCGATCGGTTCCGACAGCGGCTGCTGGGAGTCGGCGGGTCGAAGGATCCGCTGGAGGCCTACCGCGACTTCCGCGGCCGGGATGCCGAGATCGCCCCGCTTCTCCGCCGCCGCGGCCTCGACGTCTGA
- a CDS encoding epoxide hydrolase family protein: protein MSAPTPFAIEIPDDVLDDLRDRLGRTRLLPDSPRAPRAGITAGYLADLVASWRVWDWRAHEARLNSFPQFLVDMEDTTLHFVHLRSDRVDAPALLVMHGWPHTFALQLDFAELLPDFHVVVPSLPGFAFSRPYATGPMTEHRLASTMHTLMTEVLGYKTYLTYGEDVSANVNDLLAATRAQVVGGVVATHAHFPTGRERDSLDDPSERAFFDRLARDHELHGAYGHVQATRPDTLAVALNDSPAGLLAWLCEKLVEWSDTPEGDPSLVERRISRDRILTEAMIYWVSQSIGTSFRPYYEGADQPDTIPPVRVPAAVHIQRHEADYPESLARRFYRDLRVFERLTEGGHFTVAEVPQDMAVRVRSFARSLDLVP, encoded by the coding sequence ATGAGTGCACCCACACCCTTCGCGATCGAGATTCCCGACGACGTCCTCGATGACCTGCGAGATCGTCTCGGACGTACACGCCTGCTCCCCGACTCGCCACGTGCACCGCGAGCGGGCATCACGGCCGGGTACCTCGCCGATCTGGTAGCTTCGTGGCGCGTGTGGGACTGGCGTGCGCACGAAGCCCGCCTCAACAGTTTCCCCCAGTTCCTGGTCGACATGGAGGACACCACACTCCACTTCGTGCACCTCCGGTCGGATCGAGTCGACGCGCCCGCGCTGCTCGTCATGCACGGCTGGCCGCACACCTTCGCGCTGCAACTCGACTTCGCCGAGCTGCTTCCCGACTTCCACGTCGTCGTCCCGAGCCTGCCGGGTTTCGCCTTCTCCCGTCCGTACGCGACGGGACCGATGACCGAGCATCGCCTGGCCTCGACCATGCATACCCTGATGACCGAGGTCCTCGGCTACAAGACGTATCTCACGTACGGCGAGGATGTGTCTGCGAACGTCAATGATCTCCTCGCTGCCACACGCGCACAGGTCGTCGGCGGCGTGGTGGCGACGCATGCCCACTTTCCGACGGGTCGCGAGCGCGACAGTCTCGATGACCCGAGCGAGCGGGCGTTCTTCGATCGGCTCGCGCGCGATCACGAGCTGCACGGCGCGTACGGACACGTTCAGGCCACCCGGCCCGACACGCTCGCCGTCGCTCTCAACGACTCGCCGGCGGGGCTCCTCGCCTGGCTCTGCGAGAAACTCGTGGAGTGGAGCGACACGCCCGAGGGCGACCCGAGCCTCGTGGAGAGGAGGATCAGTCGGGACCGGATCCTCACGGAGGCGATGATCTACTGGGTGTCCCAGAGCATCGGCACATCGTTCCGTCCGTACTACGAGGGGGCCGATCAGCCGGACACGATCCCGCCGGTGCGCGTGCCGGCTGCCGTTCACATCCAGCGTCACGAGGCCGACTATCCCGAATCGCTCGCACGACGCTTCTACCGGGATCTCCGGGTCTTCGAGCGGCTCACCGAGGGCGGGCACTTCACGGTCGCGGAGGTCCCCCAAGACATGGCTGTGCGGGTGCGGAGCTTCGCGCGTAGCCTGGACCTCGTCCCCTAG